From a single Rosa rugosa chromosome 7, drRosRugo1.1, whole genome shotgun sequence genomic region:
- the LOC133720594 gene encoding uncharacterized protein LOC133720594 isoform X1 → MAVSEEECSSANSRSSSSSTSSTSHYLSKCLLRGTVVLHVLHGHIRFPNSRDIVFGKEKSIELVIIGEDGIVQSVCEQPVFGTIKDIAVLPWNDGFRTRNRQMLGKDLLVVVSDSGKLSVLSFCNEMHKFSNLDCT, encoded by the exons ATGGCGGTCTCCGAGGAGGAGTGTTCCTCCGCCAACTCCAgatcatcctcctcctccacctccaGCACCTCTCACTACCTCTCCAAGTGCCTCCTCCGTGGCACCGTCGTTCTCCACGTCCTCCACGGTCACATCCGCTTCCCCAACTCCCGCGACATCGTTTTCGGCAAG GAGAAATCGATAGAGTTGGTGATAATCGGTGAAGACGGGATTGTACAGTCTGTGTGTGAGCAGCCTGTGTTTGGCACCATTAAAGACATTGCCGTCCTACCTTGGAATGACGGATTCCGAACCCGAAACCGCCAG ATGCTGGGCAAGGATCTTTTGGTGGTTGTTTCGGATTCCGGGAAGCTCTCGGTTCTATCTTTCTGCAACGAAATGCACAAATTTAGTAATCTGGATTGTACTTGA
- the LOC133720594 gene encoding uncharacterized protein LOC133720594 isoform X2: MAVSEEECSSANSRSSSSSTSSTSHYLSKCLLRGTVVLHVLHGHIRFPNSRDIVFGKEKSIELVIIGEDGIVQSVCEQPVFGTIKDIAVLPWNDGFRTRNRQMLGKDLLVVVSDSGKLSVLSFCNEMHKFSNLDC, from the exons ATGGCGGTCTCCGAGGAGGAGTGTTCCTCCGCCAACTCCAgatcatcctcctcctccacctccaGCACCTCTCACTACCTCTCCAAGTGCCTCCTCCGTGGCACCGTCGTTCTCCACGTCCTCCACGGTCACATCCGCTTCCCCAACTCCCGCGACATCGTTTTCGGCAAG GAGAAATCGATAGAGTTGGTGATAATCGGTGAAGACGGGATTGTACAGTCTGTGTGTGAGCAGCCTGTGTTTGGCACCATTAAAGACATTGCCGTCCTACCTTGGAATGACGGATTCCGAACCCGAAACCGCCAG ATGCTGGGCAAGGATCTTTTGGTGGTTGTTTCGGATTCCGGGAAGCTCTCGGTTCTATCTTTCTGCAACGAAATGCACAAATTTAGTAATCTGGATT GCTGA
- the LOC133723014 gene encoding receptor-like protein 7 has product MASKGATKSSSAALGSVIFFVVVVGSAGASDGREAARKVKPVSLASVNLVSTNGYVVGLDLSSEFVSCRIDNSSSLFQLQYLESLNLANNVFNGSQIPSAIGELTNLRYLNLAGGFYSWKIPIEISRLTRLVSLDLSGNNYDGVSLKLENPNLSMLIQNLTELIELYLDSVKISGQGSDWCEAISSSLPNLSLLSLSFCGLSGPICDSLAKLQSLYEIDLGTNSLVPVPRPFANFSNLTSLSLSGCNLLGIFPKELLRNLLLGNNNLEGEIPTSIFNLKGPMYLDLASNNFSGFRFSGPQQPRTLSFLDLSHNSLLFDYNGTSSPFLQIENLLLASNKLIQGIHSSYAFLQIGHLGLASNKLRTFPDFLRNQSTLNYLDLSNNQIQGQIPNWIWRLNSLQELNLSCNSLETLEAPLPKANSSTVVTSLDLHSNQLQGQIPLFLPFAHFLDYSRNNFSSSLPTDNGSFISQTNFLSLSSNNLHGTIPRSICNTTGMVLDLSYNSLSGIIPQCLTQLSLSVLDLRTNNLTGSIPDNFLEHCKLQTLDLSRNNIQGQFPKSLVNCSSLGVLNLGNNQITDTFPCLLMTISTLRVLVLRSNNLYGSLGCPKTNSTWPVLQIIDLAHNHLNGEILATSFATW; this is encoded by the exons CACTAATGGGTATGTCGTCGGACTTGACCTCAGCAGCGAGTTTGTTTCATGCAGAATTGACAATTCCAGCAGTCTCTTCCAACTTCAATATCTTGAGAGCCTCAATTTGGCCAATAACGTCTTCAATGGCTCTCAAATTCCATCTGCAATCGGAGAGCTTACAAATCTGAGGTATCTAAATTTAGCCGGTGGTTTCTATTCCTGGAAAATTCCCATTGAGATTTCACGCTTGACAAGGTTGGTAAGTCTTGATCTCTCTGGAAATAACTATGATGGGGTTTCGTTAAAActtgaaaacccaaatttaagCATGCTAATTCAGAACCTCACAGAGCTTATAGAGTTATATCTTGATTCAGTAAAGATATCAGGACAGGGGAGTGATTGGTGCGAAGCCATATCATCTTCACTGCCAAATCTGAGTTTGTTGAGCTTGTCTTTTTGTGGTCTTTCAGGCCCTATATGTGACTCCCTTGCAAAGCTTCAATCTCTGTATGAGATTGACTTGGGAACTAACTCGTTGGTTCCGGTTCCAAGACCCTTTGCCAATTTTTCAAACTTGACTTCCTTGAGTCTCTCTGGTTGTAACTTGCTGGGAATATTTCCCAAAGAG TTACTTCGGAACCTTCTTTTGGGAAACAACAATTTGGAAGGAGAAATACCAACATCTATTTTTAATCTTAAAGGGCCTATGTATCTTGATCTTGCTTCAAACAACTTCAGTGGCTTCCGTTTCAGTGGCCCTCAGCAGCCTAGAACTCTTTCATTTCTTGATCTTTCCCACAATAGCTTGTTGTTTGATTATAATGGTACCAGTTCCCCCTTCCTTCAGATTGAGAACTTGCTATTGGCTTCTAACAAGTTG ATTCAGGGTATCCACTCCTCATATGCCTTCCTTCAGATTGGCCACTTGGGTTTAGCTTCTAACAAGTTGAGAACATTCCCAGACTTCTTGAGAAATCAGTCCACATTAAATTACTTGGACCTTTCAAACAACCAAATTCAAGGCCAGATACCCAATTGGATTTGGAGGCTCAATTCTCTTCAAGAACTGAATCTTTCTTGTAACTCCTTGGAAACTCTAGAAGCTCCTTTACCTAAGGCTAATTCTTCTACTGTTGTGACGTCACTTGATCTTCATTCAAACCAGCTTCAGGGACAAATCCCATTGTTCCTACCATTTGCCCATTTTCTGGATTACTCGAGAAATAATTTTAGCTCTAGTCTACCGACTGACAATGGCAGTTTTATCTCTCAAACTAATTTCCTCTCTCTGTCAAGCAATAACTTGCATGGAACCATTCCAAGATCAATTTGCAATACAACTGGTATGGTTCTAGATCTGTCCTATAATTCTTTGAGTGGTATAATTCCGCAATGCTTGACTCAACTTTCGCTTTCAGTCCTTGATTTAAGGACAAACAACCTCACTGGCTCTATTCCTGATAATTTTCTTGAGCATTGTAAGCTACAAACTCTTGATCTCAGCAGAAATAATATACAAGGCCAGTTTCCGAAATCTCTTGTCAACTGCTCAAGTTTAGGGGTTTTAAATCTCGGAAACAATCAGATAACAGATACTTTTCCATGCCTGTTGATGACCATATCCACCTTGCGTGTCCTTGTTTTAAGATCCAACAATCTTTATGGTAGCCTAGGATGTCCCAAGACCAACAGCACGTGGCCTGTGCTGCAAATCATAGATTTAGCACACAACCATTTGAATGGTGAAATACTGGCAACGTCTTTCGCAACATGGTAG
- the LOC133723015 gene encoding receptor-like protein 7, translating into MPTLFLHFFLFLFTTTVSNLIPAVHSNCIEAQQQSLLHFKKSLEFDSSESSKLITWNSSTDCCSWLGVTCSTNGRVVGLDLSGELFSCNIDNSSSLFQLQHLQSLNLAENNFNDSAIPSAIGKLANLRYLNLSAADFSGQIPIEVARLTRLVVLDLSMYYSGGELKLENPNLGTLIQNLIELTDLNLNGLNLSAEGSLWSQTISSSLPKLSALTLSDCELSGPIHESFARLHSLSMLILDRNYISSPVPKFFANFSSLISLSLSDCNLYGAFPKETFQIPSLQSVVLSYNSELRGSLPEFPKNGSLEFLVLSRTKFSGVLPDSIGNLKLLSRLDLSDCNFTGAVPKSLANLTQLEDLALSSNKFSSPINSIQWDKLIKLDSLDLANNLLYGSIPLSPFSIPSLQSIVLSGNHFSGQLLEFSNVSSYLLYELDLSSNNLEGSIPVSIFNLPNLRMFNLSSNNLSGFPFYGPHIQDSLLLNLNLSNRFTSFLDLSYNSLLFNHNETYSSPPSLRIQDLYLASNKLKTFPSFLKKFSVLISLDLSDNQIQGQIPNWIWGLGIDNLYLGRNKLVSLEAPLLGCNTCTYHLMNLDLHSNQIQGQIPLFVSGNYLDYSRNNFSSSIPIDIGDFIFSTAYLSLSSSNLFGEIPKSICNASVILLDLSNNSLSGIIPQCLTQTTLSVLDLRRNNLTGSIPDTFLEGCNLETLSLSRNQIQGQFPKSLANCSRLEVLDLGINQITDAFPCPLKTISTLRVLMLRSNKFYGPIGCPETNGTWPELQIIDLAHNSFNGEIPGTSLTTWQAMMVNADEIGYYLSFSWRPGGSFRLAIHYGDAVTTTSKGLETDLVKILSSFNSIDFSANKFSGRIPKEIGQLRTLYALNLSSNAFTGEIPSSFGNMRSIESLDLSQNHLSGQIPPQLANLNFLSHLNVSYNQLTGKIPTSTQFSTFPNTSFEGNKGLWGPPLTSDTAIVLPPPTLNESSSDPNSGDEIDWNVISAEIGFTCGFGIVVGSLLFCKRWRKWYYRAMFKILFKIFPQLEQRFGVIGAGGVICNGSEEWINGFIHQVGTGEVIQAEAWSLFTGLKLALELHVKNLEVESDSVIVVHLMQLNSYDTHPLGTLLSNFKSMMQLFDCCTLQHIHRERTTVTDIQAKESLNCS; encoded by the exons ATGCCCACTCTGTTCCTccatttcttccttttcttattCACAACCACTGTTTCTAACCTCATCCCCGCAGTTCACAGCAACTGCATTGAAGCCCAGCAACAATCATTGCTCCATTTCAAGAAAAGTCTTGAATTTGATTCTTCCGAATCCTCCAAGCTTATCACATGGAATTCGAGTACCGACTGCTGTTCTTGGCTCGGTGTAACTTGCAGCACCAATGGGCGTGTTGTCGGACTTGACCTCAGCGGAGAGCTTTTCTCATGCAACATTGACAATTCCAGCAGTCTTTTCCAACTTCAACATCTTCAGAGCCTCAATTTGGCCGAGAACAACTTCAATGACTCTGCAATTCCATCTGCAATTGGCAAGCTTGCAAATTTGAGGTATTTGAATTTAAGTGCAGCTGATTTTTCTGGGCAAATTCCCATTGAGGTTGCACGCCTGACAAGGTTGGTAGTTCTTGATCTCTCTATGTATTACTCGGGTGGGGAGTTAAAACTTGAGAACCCGAATTTAGGCACTTTAATCCAGAACCTTATAGAGCTTACCGATCTAAATCTTAATGGTCTAAACCTATCAGCTGAGGGATCTCTATGGAGCCAAACCATATCATCTTCACTTCCAAAGCTGAGTGCGTTGACCTTGTCCGATTGTGAGCTTTCAGGCCCTATTCATGAATCATTTGCCAGGCTTCATTCTCTATCCATGTTAATATTGGATCGCAACTACATCTCTAGTCCTGTTCCAAAATTCTTTGCCAATTTTTCAAGCTTGATTTCCTTGAGTCTCTCTGATTGTAACTTGTATGGAGCATTTCCCAAAGAGACATTCCAGATACCTTCACTACAGTCTGTTGTCCTATCATATAATTCAGAGCTTCGTGGTTCCTTACCGGAGTTTCCAAAGAATGGATCTCTCGAATTCCTAGTCCTTAGCAGGACTAAATTTTCAGGAGTCTTGCCGGACTCTATTGGCAACCTTAAATTGCTGTCTAGATTAGATCTTTCAGATTGCAATTTCACAGGAGCAGTTCCAAAGTCACTGGCAAACCTAACACAATTGGAGGATTTGGCCTTGTCATCCAACAAGTTTTCTAGTCCGATAAATTCTATTCAATGGGACAAACTCATCAAGCTTGACAGTCTCGACTTGGCCAACAATCTACTCTACGGGAGTATTCCATTGTCTCCCTTTTCTATTCCCTCGCTGCAGAGCATAGTACTTTCTGGAAATCACTTCTCTGGTCAATTGCTTGAGTTTTCTAATGTCTCTTCGTACTTGCTGTACGAACTTGATTTGAGTAGCAACAATTTGGAAGGATCAATACCCGTGTCTATCTTTAATCTTCCAAACCTTCGAATgtttaatctttcttcaaaCAACTTGAGTGGTTTTCCTTTTTATGGCCCTCACATTCAGGATAGCTTGTTGCTCAATCTCAATTTGAGTAACAGATTTACTTCGTTTCTTGATCTATCCTACAATAGCTTGTTGTTCAATCATAATGAGACCTACTCATCACCACCCTCCCTCCGGATTCAGGATTTGTATTTGGCTTCTAACAAGTTGAAAACATTCCCAAGTTTCCTTAAAAAATTTTCTGTTTTAATTTCCTTGGACCTTTCAGACAACCAGATTCAAGGTCAGATACCCAATTGGATTTGGGGGCTTGGTATTGATAATCTATATCTAGGTCGTAACAAGCTGGTAAGTCTAGAAGCTCCTTTACTTGGTTGTAATACTTGTACTTACCATCTGATGAATCTTGATCTTCACTCAAACCAGATTCAGGGACAAATACCATTGTTTGTAAGTGGTAATTATTTGGATTACTCAAGAAATAATTTCAGCTCTAGTATACCAATTGACATTGGTGATTTCATTTTTTCCACGGCCTACCTTTCTCTTTCAAGCAGTAACTTGTTTGGggaaattccaaaatcaatatgCAATGCAAGTGTTATACTTCTTGATCTCTCTAATAACTCTTTGAGTGGAATCATTCCCCAGTGCTTGACTCAGACTACTCTTTCTGTCCTTGATTTGAGGAGAAACAACCTTACTGGATCTATCCCTGATACTTTTCTTGAAGGTTGTAATTTGGAAACTCTATCTCTGAGCAGAAATCAGATACAAGGTCAATTTCCAAAATCTCTAGCCAATTGTTCAAGGTTAGAGGTTTTAGACCTTGGAATCAATCAAATAACAGATGCCTTTCCCTGCCCGTTGAAGACCATATCCACCTTGCGTGTCCTTATGTTGCGATCCAACAAATTTTATGGACCCATTGGATGTCCTGAGACCAATGGCACCTGGCCGGAGCTTCAAATCATAGACTTGGCTCATAACAGTTTCAATGGTGAAATACCAGGTACATCATTGACAACATGGCAGGCAATGATGGTTAATGCAGATGAGATCGGATATTACCTTAGCTTTTCGTGGAGACCAGGTGGTTCATTTAGGCTCGCAATTCATTATGGAGATGCAGTAACAACTACAAGCAAAGGTCTAGAGACGGATCTTGTAAAAATTTTATCTAGCTTCAATTCGATTGACTTCTCTGCTAACAAGTTCAGTGGAAGAATACCCAAGGAAATAGGCCAATTGAGAACATTATATGCCCTCAATCTGTCCAGTAATGCTTTCACAGGCGAAATCCCATCATCCTTTGGTAACATGAGAAGCATAGAGTCCTTAGACCTCTCACAGAACCACCTGAGCGGCCAAATTCCACCGCAGCTTGCAAATCTCAATTTCCTTTCGCACTTGAATGTCTCATATAATCAACTGACGGGAAAGATTCCAACTAGCACTCAGTTTTCCACATTTCCAAATACCTCCTTCGAGGGTAACAAAGGATTATGGGGGCCTCCTCTGACATCGGATACAGCAATCGTATTGCCACCTCCGACGTTAAATGAAAGCTCAAGCGATCCGAATTCTGGAGATGAGATTGATTGGAACGTTATCAGTGCTGAAATTGGATTTACATGTGGGTTTGGAATTGTCGTCGGGTCACTCCTGTTTTGCAAGAGATGGAGGAAATGGTATTACAGAGCTATGTTTAAAATCCTGTTCAAGATATTCCCTCAGCTGGAACAAAGATTTG GTGTTATTGGGGCCGGTGGAGTTATTTGCAACGGCTCTGAAGAATGGATTAATGGTTTCATTCATCAGGTTGGGACTGGTGAAGTTATTCAGGCGGAGGCTTGGAGCCTCTTTACTGGCCTAAAACTTGCTCTTGAACTCCATGTCAAAAATCTTGAAGTTGAAAGTGACTCTGTAATTGTGGTCCACCTCATGCAGCTGAATTCGTATGACACTCATCCCCTTGGGACTCTTCTATCTAATTTCAAGTCCATGATGCAGCTCTTTGATTGTTGTACTCTCCAGCACATACACAGGGAGAGAACTACAGTTACTGACATCCAAGCCAAAGAAAGCTTAAATTGCTCTTGA